TGTGATGCTCAGGTGTCCACATGCCTTTGACCACATAGTGTAATGTAGCAGATGATGTTCTACAGTAACAAGAGAAAAGATATAAACAAGAACACACTGTGCTTTAGGACATAGAAAGCTTGTGTTTGTTACACACGTTTGTGATTACAGCAAACTTGCTGATGCCACTCAGGATGTTGTACCATATTCCTAAAATATATAGAGACAGAGATTAATCCATGCTCATTAACATGTAAACACAAGGCAATAAATGTACAGCTCAGAGCTGTAGAAAAAAGACAGAGGGGAATTCAGAAGgattaaatcaataaaccatAAGCAAGTAAGAAAGGAAGAATGCTGCAATTAACTGTCATGGcaacaggaaacaaaaacagcaagagagtaagagagtttatctgtaaaatacaaaataaatcccTACCGATCTCTTTTGCTCTGACTGCATCAGGCCGCCGGATTTCAGTTACAAATTTTGCAGCATCGAGTCGAATCTCAATGACGTTATTGAGCAGAGCAAAGACGGGAGCCAGCGGGAAAGAGGCCACGAAGAGTGTAACGAACCCGTACTGGATAACTGCAGAGTGAACAGGAACACAATCAGCACCTCAAGACTCTTACAAGTCTTAaaatatcaatcaatcaataacaGGCAGTTCCCTTATTAATCAGCAGATATGTaattaaatgtgattaaagtGTCAATAAGGTGAAGCGCTGAGAGCAGCATGATAGATCAGATCCACTCACTCATCTCCATATACTCTGGACTCAGACCCTCGTACGGCTCCAGCTGATAGTCCAAGTCCCAGCGATGCCGTGGCCGATTCGGATCcttgtccttcttcttctctcctccaTCTTTCTCCTCTTTATATTTACGGTACATCTTCTTTAGCTTTCTTAAGCAGGGCAGAGAATAATTATGAGCGACATCATCACTATGTCAGATTTACAGCCCTGATGTCATACAATTTAGTGGCCATCAAAAaattaacattacacacacacacacacacacacatacacacacacgtctctatTAAATATtggtttctttgtttgttttattaataaatcagccacagaattcttttttaaacaactaAACATTTACATCCCTGGCAGGTTTGTGAGGAATAATTAGTCAGTTGAAAAgacaggagagtgtgtgtgtgtgtgtgtgtgtgtgtgtgtgtgtgtgtgtatgtgtgtgtgtgtgtgaaacttaCGGGATGGCGATCTCAAACACATTGTTCTGGATGAGCTGCTTCCCTAACATGATCATACCCAGCTGAATACACACTTCAATCAGGCAACCTGCTGGAgcacactgaaaacacacacacacacatacacactcatgttTATACTACAAATCTCTGCAGAAAGAAGCACACACTAAGTGTTGAGTAAACCATGTGATTCTCACCTCCTCCATACGGAAATCTTTGAAGACGTACACATAATCACCAGGACGACCTGCAAACCTGAAATGAGACTCAAAGTCTTCATGCAtgctataaaacacacacattaccctGTAAACTCTTCAGGTTTAAGCTCCACACtggcaggagtgtgtgttctgACTAACCTGCCTTTGAAGAAAGCTACGTAGAAGACAGGAGCAAAAGCGTTCATGCTCTTGAGCAGAAAGGTCTTCAGAATCAGGTGTTCCTCAAACGCTGCCTCAGTCTTCGGAATCTCTGCAATCCCACAAACGTTTCCATCACATTCCATCACGACGTTTCTTTAACCCTTGTGTTCATTCACTCATCATACTGAACCTGGTCTGTAAACATGTCACACACTCTGACTGACCTAGCTCTGTGATCCAGGCTGCCACGGCACCGTAGATCTCATCCAGCACCAAAACCACCAGCAGGTTGATGATGACCGCTGTGGTTGTCACAGTAACCCGCACATTGGCCTTGGCCTCGTGGTCTGGGTTCATCGACATCACGGCAAAAACGATGATGCGGTACAGaatgacaccacacactgctgctAGTGTGACCACTacctacgcacacacacacacacacacacacacacacacaggtcaggaGGACGAGAGCGCAAAGTCTTCAGTGATAAAATCACCTTTATACCTTTGTTAATATTTACACTGATTACTGACCATTAGGAGGATGGAGGAAATGTTGATGCAGTATCCCGGCAACCGATCTCTCCATGTCAGAGATTCTGAAGCAAACTGCAGAGAAAATGTaagatatttaatataataaacaaacatcagtatttcacacacatcacagacgCTGCTCAAAACTGTGGAATGTGTGAAGATTTATATGACAGAATCATAAAATACTGTGTTtcaaatgtcataaataatcaattaaacttatttttttctctgtgactttgtgactctgactctgtgactctgactcggtgtttgtgtttttgtgattgtttcTGTATCTCttactgtgtgactctgtctctgactctgtgactctgactctctgtctttgtctctgactcTGTATCTCTGACTCTGTATCTCTGACTCTGtatctctgactctgactctgtgactctgactctgtgactctgactcggtgtctgtgtttttgtgattgtttcTGTATCTCttactgtgtgactctgtctctgactctgtgactctgactctctgtctttgtctctgactctgtatctctgactctgactctgtaactctgactctgtgactctgaCTCTCTGTATTTGTCTCCGACTCTGtgactctgactctctgtctttgtctctgactctgtgactctgactctctgtctttgtctctgactcTGTATCTCTGACTCTGtatctctgactctgactctgtaactctgactctgtgactctgactctctgtctttgtctctgactctgtgactctgaGTCTGTGACTCTGACTCTATTACAGTAAGATTGCTGCATTTCCCATTACATACTTATTAGAACCAACCAAACTAATTAAAATAGTTAAATGACAACTGGAGGTGAAAATGGCAGAGATGATTGAGCAGGACTTCAGTGTTCCTTTGAAGCCCTCAGTTCTTCTCCAAACCCCACTGGATGATGAACACACTCATCACCTTACTCATATCCAGCATGTGTCTGTGATTAGAGGACTTTAAATCCTGATCTGACTTTAATCCCACATGAGCTATTATGTGAAATGCCTGCAGGGTCtaatctgctgtgtgtgtgtgtgtgtgtgtgtgtgtgtgtgtgtttgctattCATTGCTATTACAGTCTTGATTCTTTTTAAAAGCTCcaaaatataactttttttttcattttttcactttttttttgagcttgacatgaacacacactgacccGAGTCTTGACGTCCTCCCGATTTTCTCTCCTGCTTTAAATTAGACTTTAAACAAAaccttttttaataatatgtaGATTTTCATAAGcagtatttttagtttttattcacCTATAATTCACTTTAGTCTGTTTAGTCTGCAGTATTATAAAGTCAGACTATAATAATCTCAGTGCCTTTGTTACTTTAATAATCCTGATTTCTGTGAAGCAGCACAAATAACATCAACATTGATCAGAGATCGAATCAGAAGTGAAGAGCTTTAACATGTGGATGATAATATAGAAGGTGTGGGGCATGGTTAGGTAGTGAGACTGTGGTGAGACTGTAGTGAGACTGTAATGAGACTGTAGTAAGACTGTAGTGAGACGATAAAGAGACTGTAGTGAGACTGTAGTGAGATTGTAAAGAGACTGTAGTGAGACTATAAAGAGACTGTAAAGAGACTGTAGTGAGACTGTAGTGAGATTGTAAAGAGACTGTAGTGAGACTATAAAGAGACTGTAGTGAGACTACAGTGAGACTATAAAGAGACTGTAGTGAGACTGTAGTGAGGTGAGTACATTGTGCACAGACAACCTCCTTATAAACCCCACCCACTCCCTCAGATAAGctgattatctctctctctatctcacttaTCTGTTAACGCTCAACCTGTTTCATAaagaatcaaacacacacacaaacacacacacacaaacacacacacacacactctctctctctctctctctctctctctcaccagaGATTGTCCTCCTTTTGCAGATATCAACTGTTCTCTACCGATGTCATTTGTCCTCTCACCTGACTGTAAAACAGTAAGAGTTACACACACGTCCAGCTCGTCTCTAATTTTCACATTAAAACTCATCCCAGTCTGTACCTCGTCTTTCATTTggtttttgctctttttcttttgcttccGAAGAAGGAAATCCTCATACGCCGGCCGCAGCTCATCCTGAGAAATACAAcaataatgaattcagaattacataaaacaatgtgaaaataatccatttttaaattctttttggttcaattaaaaaatgaatcaacTGAACACAATCAGAATGAACACAATTTAAAGGTTCATCATTTatacaaacaattaacaacaattAAATATATGAGGAAAATGTCCTTACTTCAGCTCTGTCCTGAATTACAGCAATAAAAGAAgggacaataaaataaaaataagtgtactaagtagaacacacacacacatgcgcacacacacacacacgcatgcacacacacacacacaaacacacacaaacacacacacgcacacgcacacacacacacaagcacacacaaacacacacacacgcacacacacacaagcacacgcacacgcacacacacacacacacaaacacacacacgcacacgcacgcacacacacacacacatgcgcacacacacacacacacaaacacacacacgcacacgcacgcacgcacgcacacacaagcacacacacacacacacacacacacacacacacacacaagcacacacaaacacacacacacgcacacacacacaagcacacgcacacgcacacacacacacacacacaaacacacacaagcacgcacacacacacacatgcgcacacacacacacacacaaacacacacacgcacacgcatgcacgcacgcacacacacaagcacacacacacacacacacacacacacacacacacacacacacacacactggactcTGGTGTTTAATGTGTGCCTGAAATTATATTTTGTGAAATATTGTACTGTAGTAATTCATATTAATTAACTAAATATTGTAGTTTCACCTCCTCGTCCTCGACACCGGTGAGGTCCCAACTGTGCTGCAGACATCGCTGTCTCCTCTTCCAGTGCTCCAGAAACACagcccctacacacacacacacacacacacacacacacacacacacactgaatgaaaTGTGATTGACCAAATAGGACAAAATCGTGTAGTGAAAGTGTCTCTGTAAGAGTcagattgatttgatttattcgTTCATTACATTAATTACCTTCACACATGTAATGGGAGTTTTGTGTGAAAGCTTGTGGTTCGTTGTGTATTTTTACaacatttcaatttaaaaatgattgtaaAGATTAGTAGAGTTGAAGGAAAGAAATAACTCAATATCAGCTGGTTCTGATAGTGTGTTGTTTCTGTTTAGTGTTATTAACGCCGAGCGTACGCACCCCAGAGGCTCATGAAGATGGCGAAGGCGACAGTGGCGTGATTATCAAACAGGTAGCTGGCCCTTGCTGTGCTGCACATACTGCTCAACTGCCAATAATCACACACTTCATCACACAGAGGACACATGGTGAAGTTCAGACGCTTATCACACATCtcctgactgagagagagagagagagagagagagagagagagagagagagagggagagggagagagagggagggagagggagggagagagacagagagagagagagagagagagagagagagagagagagagagagagggagagagagggagggagagagagagagagagagacagagagagagagagagggagagggagggagagagggagagggagggagagagagggtgagacagagagagagagagagagagagagagagagagagagagagagagagagagagagagagagagagagagagagagagagagagagagagagagagggagagagagggagggagagagagagagagagagagagagacagagagagagagagagggagagggagggagagagggagagggagggagagagagggagagagagagagaggggggggggggggggggagagagggagtgagagagagagagagagagagagagacagagagagagagagagagagagagagagagagagagagagagaaagggagagggagggagagagagagagagagagggagagagggagagggagagagagggagagagggagagggagggagagagagagagagagagagagagagagagagagagagagagagagaattcattCATAAATATCAAAAGGTTTGGATTTTTAAGGCATATTCtgatacagagagaacaaaagaaccaggaaagagagagaaagagagagaaagagagagaaagagagagagacagaaagagaaaagagaccTTGGTACGTTGGTTTCGACGGTCATCCAGCCGTACAGAAACACTACAATCCCCATCACTGAGGCAGGAATGAGCAGCTGGGTGTAAACTCCTAACCAGGCGAAGTACAGACCGATCTTCTCCCCAAAGTATCTCCTCcagggttcacacacacacacgtacacacacacacatacacacacacacatacacatacacacacgcacacagacatacagatgaaaggtatttttcttttagaaatgaTTCTAATATTTCAGTGGAACTACATAGGAGGCTTGTAATTATCCAATGAACACCTTAAGAACCCTTAAAGCACCTTGAAGTGTGCACCAGGCACCAGGTAGAGGGTTCTCCTCAAATGTAACCTTCAAACTAGATTAAATCTCCTGTGAGCTCATCTTactcttattattaataataattattattattagtgattaTTTGAAAGTTAGAACTTTGATGGCTCTGTGATCATCCCTGAGAGTTTGTACTACACACTTTccttttcatatggaaacacacagctttaaagTGTCTACCAGAACAACCACCCTGACTCTTCTGCAGTTTCtaatagtgtttaatgttgaGATTGAAGCTTTAAACTCCTTGAGGAAAAGGTTACATTCAGAACATTCCAGATTTCTTCTGCTGATCTTTTTAGATAAACCTGTGCTCAGTGAAAAATGGgtttcactgtaaactggaaATCACTGTACTAGAGGGTTAAGGGCACCTTAAGGGTTCTAGATTTCTGAAGCATGCACTCTGTATATCCAGATATATTCAGAGCTGAGCGTCTTCTAGAGAAGTTCTCGTACCTGATGAGATCGACGGGCTGATATTTGAAGAAAACTCCATAATTGGCCCATTCATCATGTAACAACTgaggaaatacacacacacacacacacatacacacacacacacacacacacagacacacacacaggtatgcatacgcagacacacacacgcacacacacacgcagacacacagacgcagacacacagacacacacaaatacagacgcagacatgcagacacacgcagacacacagacacacaaacacacatgcacacacacactctttaagtAAAAGTGTATCCTGAACTCCACCCCAAGCTTCAGACATCCAATCAGAACTCACCTGTCTGTCATTGCGAAGCTCTTTAACGTCAGAGTTAAAGTCTCCCTGCAGAAACACAGCTCAGTTCATCCTtcactcctcacactcacaTATTTAATGCTGcacatttacagacatttttatttgaaacagATTAATGAGTGAATGATGAGAACTTGTAGAATCACAGGGATGTGATCAACCTCCATCTGTGAGTGTTTATTCTCATGTTATTCACTCACACCTTCACTGATCACAGTTAGAGCGAGAAATTTACTGAACTTTCATGTCACAATAAActtataaacatgttattatACTGTTATTAAACAATATCTTACATCGTGTAAAGGAAATGCTGCGTCATAAACACCTTTAGCAAGTAACGACGTGATtcctgaaacagaaacagtgatgaataataaacagagtgatgaataataaacacaatgatGAATAATTAACATAGTGATGAATAATTAACACAGTGATGAATAATTAACACAGTCATTATAACTGATGTCAATTAAAGTCATTTATAACTCTGACTTCCCCATCAGTTTTACttaaaatgataaagaacaCAGGTGTGAATGCTGAGCTTTTACCCATCGTCTGACACGACCGAGTACACGTTGTGCGTCTGAGGATCTCATACACCTGCAAACACCAGAGGAAAATATAAAGACCTTAACAATTTTGTCCAAAAATTGTGTTAAAGTTAAAAACTAATTTATCATAAACTGCTCACAATTTTGCCTCGTGTTGCAGTGTCGAAGAGTGTGTTCCTCAACTTGATGTCGAAcctaaacacacaacaacagagTTAagacagtgaaagaggtgtaactgtgtgtgtgtgtgtatgtgtgtttgtgtgtgtgtgttaaagagagagatcgatagagacagtgtgtgtgtgtttgtgtgtgtgtgttaaagagagagctcgatagtgtgtgtgtgtgtgtgtgtttgtgtgtgttaaagagcgAGAtcgatagagagtgtgtgtgtgtgtttgtgtgtgttaaagagagagatcgatagagtgtgtgtgtgtgttaaaaagagAGAtcgatagagtgtgtgtttttgtgtgtatgttaaagAGAGATcgatatagtgtgtgtgtgtgttaaaaagagAGAtcgatagagagtgtgtgtgtttttgtgtgtatgttaaagagagagatcgatagagtgtgtgtgtgtgtgtgtgtgtgtgttaaaaatagAGAtcgatagagagtgtgtgtgtttttgtgtgtatgttaaagagagagatcgatagtgtgtgtgtgtgtgtgtgtgttaaaaagagAGAttgatagagagtgtgtgtgtgtttttgtgtgtatgttaaagagagagatcgatatagtgtgtgtgtgtgtgtgtgttaaaaagagAGAtcgatagagagtgtgtgtgtttttgtgtgtatgttaaagagagagatcaatagtgtgtgtgtgtgttaaaaagagAGAttgatagagagtgtgtgtgtgtttttgtgtgtatgttaaagAGAGGGATcgatatagtgtgtgtgtgtgtgtgtgtgtgtgtgtgtgttaaaaagagAGAtcgatagagagtgtgtgtgtgtttttgtgtgtatgttaaagagagagatcgatatagtgtgtgtgtgtgtgtgtgtgtgtgtgtgtgtgtgtgttaaaaagagagactgatagagagtgtgtgtttttgtgtgtatgttaaagagagagattgatatagtgtgtgtgtgtgtgtgtgtgtgtgttaaaaagagAGAttgatagagtgtgtgtgtttttgtgtgtatgttaaagagagagatcgatagagtgtgtgtgtgtgtgtgtgtgtgtgtgtgtgtgtgaggtgtttaCAGGTGTAGTTTCTCTCTATTGAATGGCAGTGACAGGACTCGTGTGTGGGGGTTTTTCTGGGCTTCAGGGACTCCAGGCTGAAACGGCTGATTTATTTTCTCCCACAGTGAATTCAGAACTCCAGCAAGTCCTGTTTTCTCCTTCAGCTCATACATCTGTGGAGCAGAAAAGAGATCAAACAACACAGAGGAGCAGAAATGCGGTGTACATTACTCTAGAAACCTTCATCACTTCTGAGAGGCTGATAAAAATGACTCTTCCTCACTGAAATAACCAACACTGTCCATGGCCATCTCCTcaacaaaggaaataaaaaacatgctgcatttttagattattaatcatccatccatcttctaccacttagaTTATTAATcacttcaataaaataaaagtgagagAATACAGAAAGTCATCAGGGAATCATCACAAACACATGAGAAAGGTAACAATGAGAACATTTTAAATCCTACTGTTCAGGAGAATTCAATAATTATGTTTCTTACTTGCagctgtgtacatgtgtgtgtgtgtgagcgtgtgtgtgtgtgagcgtgtgtctgtgtgcgtgtgtgtctgtgtgcgtgcttgtgcttgtgtgtgtctgtgtgtctatgtacgtgtgtgtgtgtgagcgtgtgtgcttgtgtgtgcgtgtgtgtgagagcgtgtgtgtgtgtgttcttgtgtatgtgtgaatgtgtgtttgtgtgtctgtgtgcgtgtgtgtctgtgtgcgtgcttgtgcttgtgtgtgtctgtgtgtctgtgtacgtgcgtgcgtgcctgcatgtgtgtgtgaataggtgTAGGATTTTAAAGTGcagttgtgtatgtgagaaagtGCGAGAAAATCAAGGATGAAAAATTTGGGACTCACTCTTTTGGTAGGAACTTTGATCTTAAGAAGCTCCGCCTCACGACTCAGCACAGACCAGGGGACATGGAGACGTGTGAAACGTACTGTCttcatctgagagagagagagagagagagcgagagagagagagagagagcgagagagagagagagagagagcgagagagagagagagagagagagagagagagagagagagagagagagagagagagagagagagagagagagagagagagcgagagagcgagagagagagagagagagagagagagagagagcgagagagagagagagagagagagagagagagagagagagagagagagagagttggtatgtttatgtaaatgaggTTGTTAGCTTCGATCAGACACACTGAGGAATGTTATTACAACAgcgttgtcatggttacagaTTTTTCTTTCCTATATGAACTAATCATCTGCAGAAAAGAAATTTTCTctacaaaacagacacaaagagaaagcAACAAGATTTAAGAGGTGAATCTTTAAAGGTGTATCatgtcctgctctctctctctctctctctctctctctcgtctgagatgtaatataacaaattaaacaaacgttacacaataaaataaatgattcctCTTTTGATCTGTTTAGTTTATACTTGTATAGAAATGAGTCAAACTGAAGAATGTTGAAGGCTAATGGTATGGATCACacattaaatcacacacacacaaacacacacacacaaacacacacacacacacatacacacacacacaaacaaacacacacacacaaacacacgcaaacacacacaaaaacacacacacacaaacacacacacaaacacacgcaaaaacacacacaaacacaaacgcaaacacacacacacaaacacacacacacacaaacacacacgcaaacacacacacacaaacacacgcaaccacacacacaaacacacacgcaaacacacacacacacacaaacacacatgcaaacacacacacacgcaaacacacacacaaacacacacaaacacacacgcaaacacacacacacacaaacacacacgcaaacacacacaaacacacacaaacacacacgcaaacacacaaacaaacacacacaaacacacacacgcaaacacacacacacacgcaaacacacactcacacacacaaacacacacacacaaacacacacacaaacacacacgcaaacacacacacacacaagcgcgcacacacacaaacgcaaacacacacacatgcaaacacacacacacaaacacacacacacaaacacacacacacacaatttcattcCAATGAGTTCagattttgtattgtatttacaaaGATTTCACCCTACATTTACTCATGTTGCTtctgattaattctctataacacacacacacacacacacacacacacctctacatctCGTTCGATCTCCAGCCCCTGCTCCTGCAGCCCTTGCTCAAACTCCTCCCGGATAAGGGCTTTTTCTCCTTCACCTGGCCCAGAAGCCACGCCCACCTCCAGCTCCACCTCCGCCAggtcagtctgtgtgtctgggtcAAGAGGGGCGGGACCTTCGGGGGGCAGTTGGCCATTGGTGACAATGGAAAAGCGTCTCTTGCAGTGATAAACGAGCACATAATCGACTCTCCTTCGACCATCAGCGAAGCACACGCCTCCTCGCGGACatgggcggggcttaacctaACACAACCCatcaattattcattttaaacagacagcttattaacatttatttcctcTAGACAGTAGATCAAATCTAATAAACATCCCTTACTGTATTCAGCTTAATAGGGATGTTTGAATATTTTAGCTCCTTCTGCTGGCTTTGATATGAACAGCAACAGAAACACTGACATTCACCTGCTGttaaaaatgcagctgcatgagggCACAATGTGGAAAAGGGGCGGAGCtaatttcagggccagaaatgtacagaaaataaacagaaaacactgcAAATCAATTACTAAAAAACGGAGCTTTTTagctatatttgtttatttgacttTTACTTTGGGACTTTAGGACTCTAATGACTCCTTTAAACTCCTttaaacttattattatacacttttcacactttatagtttaaatgcaaaaggagtgaaagtgaagtgaaaaaaGTCCCTATTGTTATTTAATGAgagtttgagagagaaagagactgaagATGAAGATAATTTCACCTGCTGCACAGgacaaaacaatacagacaGAAAAGGACACATAAGACACACATGTACCGGTTCAGCAGCATCGTGTCGACTCCCTGCTTTGTCCTGACTGATTTCTGAAAGGTCCCGAGCGACACTGCGCAGTTTCTCACTGTGAATGGATGAGGATTCACTCACAGCTGTAGTGACTCTCAGGCGCTCTGGAGCTCCATTCCACGTCTctaaagaaagtgtgtgtgtgtgtgtgtgtgtgtgtgtgtgtgtgtgtgtgtgtgtgtgtgtgttagagagagagattgtgttgtgttgtggttcaCCACTGACAGgtacataatattaaaaaaatcacacgcTTATTTACTCAGGTCATGCaattatcacacacaaacacacacacacacacacacacgcacacacacacgcacgcacacacacaaacacacacgcacgcgcacacacacacacacacacgcgcgcgcaaacacgcacgcacgcacacacacacacacacacacacacacacacacacaggtgtttcGGGTCTGTCCATAAGCGCCTTTATTTCCTCTGGAAGCTTTTTAGAACAAAACCTACGgatcttcatgttttttttataaacatataaacccAAAACCCGAGATTAGTAATGAATatatcacgtgtgtgtgtgtgtaaaggtgtataATAAGCCGTGACGCAGAGAGTGGAGCTGTGCGCCAGATGGAGCCTGAAATAGCGCAGATTAACGCACTAATTACACCTCAAACCCGTCCACCATCACAGCGGCTCCTTAAAGcttcacactttacacacagacacagtttctcTCCACATAACCGAGTTCATCAACAGAAACCCGCGTGTAAATTCAGctgagcgtgcgtgtgttaGACGTGAGCGCGCGTGAGAAGAGCGCGTGATTACAGCAGTTATCTCTGAgctacagctcacacacacactcacgcacgcacgcacgcacgcacacacacaccttacaatTTACAGCGATAACAAAGAACCACTGGCTATTAATCACATCTTCTACACACTACT
Above is a window of Tachysurus vachellii isolate PV-2020 chromosome 9, HZAU_Pvac_v1, whole genome shotgun sequence DNA encoding:
- the ano2a gene encoding anoctamin-1, with product MSFHRSASETWNGAPERLRVTTAVSESSSIHSEKLRSVARDLSEISQDKAGSRHDAAEPVKPRPCPRGGVCFADGRRRVDYVLVYHCKRRFSIVTNGQLPPEGPAPLDPDTQTDLAEVELEVGVASGPGEGEKALIREEFEQGLQEQGLEIERDVEMKTVRFTRLHVPWSVLSREAELLKIKVPTKRMYELKEKTGLAGVLNSLWEKINQPFQPGVPEAQKNPHTRVLSLPFNREKLHLFDIKLRNTLFDTATRGKIVYEILRRTTCTRSCQTMGITSLLAKGVYDAAFPLHDGDFNSDVKELRNDRQLLHDEWANYGVFFKYQPVDLIRRYFGEKIGLYFAWLGVYTQLLIPASVMGIVVFLYGWMTVETNVPSQEMCDKRLNFTMCPLCDEVCDYWQLSSMCSTARASYLFDNHATVAFAIFMSLWGAVFLEHWKRRQRCLQHSWDLTGVEDEEDELRPAYEDFLLRKQKKKSKNQMKDESGERTNDIGREQLISAKGGQSLFASESLTWRDRLPGYCINISSILLMVVVTLAAVCGVILYRIIVFAVMSMNPDHEAKANVRVTVTTTAVIINLLVVLVLDEIYGAVAAWITELEIPKTEAAFEEHLILKTFLLKSMNAFAPVFYVAFFKGRFAGRPGDYVYVFKDFRMEECAPAGCLIEVCIQLGMIMLGKQLIQNNVFEIAIPKLKKMYRKYKEEKDGGEKKKDKDPNRPRHRWDLDYQLEPYEGLSPEYMEMIIQYGFVTLFVASFPLAPVFALLNNVIEIRLDAAKFVTEIRRPDAVRAKEIGIWYNILSGISKFAVITNAFVISFTSEFIPRMVYRYLYSETGTMHGFIDHTLAYFNTSNFKPGTAPNSTRFDRELRICRYKDYRDPPWSSESYQLSKQYWSVLAARLAFVIFFQNLAMFLSMLVAWLIPDVPRSLKDGLKREKALLLDLLLSEEVEKQRRQSQRPAKINITINNSEETTELEPDCSIMLQSQTTENELQTADKEKLPREERESTTSEPVSPGKDSLTTSDPQLNQSVPNSPVKLVATSHYQEINLNGPPSRDLLSRSRSRCRTLPPRHREDQPGDSSSRTSHSTSFVLFNQNFPQATSELFQNTPTVCLQPQDKNLSSKSSSNTEHFSRQLSLLSCHPFKADLQSEEQPCPQSTQQITSNQKALAQSSSKPELSVSPSTALPRPPSRPELSVSQSAVLPRPKSKPELMENIARGLPLQDPATRSKTRCQTLPPSHRGPDTNSSLRTTHSTSFTNFIKKLSPLSGDVTHNTSV